A genomic region of Paenibacillus sp. PL2-23 contains the following coding sequences:
- a CDS encoding RNA-guided endonuclease InsQ/TnpB family protein, which translates to MIVTVTAKIKIKPSDSQMMALQQTMIAYRQGCNFVSALVFETSERRQSVLHRMTYRTLRSAMGLRSQMAQSVLKTVRAKYKTILSSGHAWTLVQFKKPEYDLVWRRDYSLSAKLFSVNTLQGRIKIPFEAKGMETYFDGTWTFGTAKLVCKKQKWFLHIPVSKEMASPELKEIEHVAGIDLGINFVATVYDTEGRTLFFRGRGLKHKRANYQRLRSELQRKQTASSRGRLKQIGERENRWMTDVNHQVSKALVTRYGANTLFVLEDLTGIRRRAEKSKLKYRYVTVSWAFYQLRQMVTYKAKLAGSMVIAVDPKHTSQACPLCRHTAKENRDKRRHRFRCQACGYASNDDRIGAMNLCLKGKEYLLEGAGLA; encoded by the coding sequence ATGATCGTTACCGTGACGGCGAAAATCAAAATCAAACCGTCAGACAGTCAAATGATGGCCCTGCAACAAACGATGATCGCTTATCGTCAAGGCTGTAATTTTGTCTCTGCCCTTGTGTTTGAGACGAGCGAGCGCCGGCAGTCTGTCCTGCACCGAATGACGTATCGAACCCTGCGCAGCGCGATGGGCCTGCGTTCTCAAATGGCTCAGTCGGTATTGAAAACGGTACGGGCTAAATACAAGACCATCTTGAGCAGTGGGCATGCTTGGACTCTCGTACAATTTAAGAAGCCGGAATACGATCTCGTCTGGAGACGGGATTACTCGCTAAGCGCAAAGCTATTCTCCGTCAATACGCTGCAAGGCCGCATTAAGATCCCCTTCGAAGCCAAAGGAATGGAGACCTATTTCGACGGCACATGGACATTCGGTACAGCCAAGCTGGTATGCAAAAAACAGAAGTGGTTTTTGCATATTCCAGTGTCTAAGGAAATGGCCTCTCCTGAGCTTAAGGAGATTGAACACGTTGCAGGGATTGATCTGGGCATCAACTTTGTAGCTACGGTGTATGACACCGAGGGGAGAACGCTGTTTTTTCGGGGAAGGGGACTGAAACACAAACGAGCCAACTACCAACGATTGCGTTCCGAGCTGCAACGCAAACAAACGGCTTCGTCCCGCGGCAGGCTGAAGCAAATCGGAGAACGAGAAAACCGCTGGATGACCGATGTGAACCATCAGGTAAGTAAGGCACTCGTTACCCGATATGGGGCGAATACGCTGTTTGTGCTGGAGGATCTGACAGGGATCCGCCGCAGGGCGGAAAAGTCAAAGCTGAAGTATCGGTATGTGACGGTATCGTGGGCGTTCTATCAGCTGCGTCAGATGGTGACGTATAAGGCGAAGCTTGCAGGATCGATGGTGATAGCCGTGGATCCGAAGCACACTTCGCAAGCGTGTCCCCTATGCCGCCACACGGCCAAAGAAAACCGGGATAAACGCAGGCATCGCTTTCGTTGCCAGGCATGCGGATATGCAAGCAATGATGACCGGATCGGCGCCATGAATCTCTGTTTGAAGGGAAAAGAGTACCTTCTTGAAGGTGCAGGCTTAGCATGA
- a CDS encoding transposase: protein MKPIFVPHADYQGFVLKQLRTHVGPGIVIINKDWPLLAKLWMTDLSPITTFLRDAYSDRGPEPRDPASMFRSFLLFLMTNPEKGLTECVNVLKRTPIYAILCGFDFDDLPGVGTFYDFFRRLWPAVDKNLKPMKQPKRKSKPKKGKKGEKAPTATPGRVKRLVTWMMRHADKRTALPADPLFEFFQSQILSVSANLGLLGDLSALSAAGDGTPIVTSAYPRSKSTCDCYAKGMIGCNHPRIYSQPDCDSGWDSAREKYYNGYHLYMMSAADSKYDLPLYPRLQPASRHDAVSLVMSMMECKQRFNLGVIDKLLLDAAHDAEAIYMLLDHQNIEPFIDLNNRSKKNTATESDIQIAPTGIPICPKGNEMKPNGFDKSQNRRKWRCSVACGCSDAKYGRTYHTYSSDNLRLFPRTARGSEKWKLIYKRRTSIERSNKREKIDYKLESGRHRSTMMWYIRIYAIMICQHMDAWYVSQKDEWDKLKATICPTVV, encoded by the coding sequence ATGAAACCTATTTTTGTTCCGCATGCGGACTACCAAGGCTTTGTTCTTAAGCAACTTCGTACTCATGTTGGACCCGGTATCGTCATCATCAATAAGGACTGGCCGCTTCTTGCAAAACTATGGATGACTGATCTTTCCCCCATCACGACGTTTCTTCGAGACGCTTATTCTGATCGAGGCCCCGAACCTCGAGATCCAGCATCTATGTTTCGATCCTTTCTCTTGTTCCTCATGACCAACCCTGAAAAGGGATTAACCGAATGTGTGAATGTCTTGAAGCGGACACCTATCTATGCCATACTTTGCGGCTTCGACTTTGACGATCTTCCTGGCGTCGGGACCTTCTATGATTTCTTCAGGCGCCTCTGGCCTGCGGTAGACAAAAATCTGAAACCGATGAAGCAACCCAAACGCAAGAGTAAACCGAAGAAAGGGAAGAAAGGAGAGAAAGCACCTACGGCTACACCGGGTAGAGTGAAACGTCTCGTCACATGGATGATGCGTCATGCAGATAAGAGAACAGCCTTGCCTGCCGATCCCTTATTCGAATTCTTCCAGTCACAGATACTCAGCGTATCGGCGAATCTGGGATTGCTTGGTGATCTTTCAGCGCTCAGTGCTGCCGGTGATGGAACACCCATCGTCACCTCTGCCTATCCAAGAAGCAAATCCACTTGCGATTGTTATGCCAAAGGTATGATAGGTTGTAACCATCCTCGTATTTACTCCCAGCCCGATTGCGACTCGGGCTGGGACAGCGCCAGAGAGAAGTATTATAACGGATACCATCTCTACATGATGTCAGCAGCTGATAGTAAATACGACTTGCCTTTGTACCCTAGACTGCAGCCTGCTTCCCGGCATGACGCTGTCAGTCTAGTTATGAGTATGATGGAATGCAAGCAACGTTTCAACCTTGGCGTCATCGATAAGTTATTGCTTGATGCCGCTCATGATGCTGAGGCGATTTACATGCTTCTGGATCACCAAAACATCGAGCCATTCATCGATCTCAACAACCGTAGCAAGAAGAATACGGCGACGGAAAGCGACATTCAGATTGCTCCAACAGGTATTCCGATCTGTCCGAAAGGCAACGAAATGAAGCCAAACGGCTTTGACAAATCCCAGAATCGTCGCAAGTGGAGATGCTCTGTAGCCTGCGGGTGCTCCGATGCCAAATACGGGCGGACGTACCATACATACAGCAGCGATAATCTTCGCCTGTTCCCCAGAACCGCTCGTGGGTCGGAAAAGTGGAAGTTGATTTACAAACGCCGCACATCCATTGAGCGTTCCAACAAGCGGGAGAAGATCGATTACAAGCTCGAATCCGGTCGGCACCGCTCGACGATGATGTGGTACATACGCATCTACGCCATTATGATCTGTCAGCACATGGATGCCTGGTATGTGAGCCAGAAAGATGAATGGGACAAGCTGAAAGCTACCATTTGCCCTACAGTCGTTTAA
- a CDS encoding sulfatase-like hydrolase/transferase — MNQPHIVLITTDQMRGDLLGCAGHPVIRTPHMDFLARRGVRFTQAYSTTPVCIPARATIMTGLEGHSLGITSYREGFELPTTQTLPQLLRDTGYETRAVGKMHLYPERCHYGFDSMLLCEEGRPFGAGSGRIRGYDDYEQWLAEQGYPGQAFAHGVASNEYGSIAPWHLPDHLHPTEWVAHESCKAIKRRDWTRPLFLWTSFTAPHPPLTPLMQDLYLYERDEIPKPVMGDWAEDHSLYHQRNVAQYGGDIMTPRQTELARLAFYAMITHVDRAMNRIIGTLREEGMLDNTWFIFTSDHGDNMGDHRLWFKSNFTKGACTIPFIITPPIRGDVGKVMGEDWLPGLNHSPVGLQDILPTCLSIAGVPIPEGLDGRSLNQLVKNPSGRVREHVLGEFGIAGQRSFMISDGLWKYIWFEEDGEELLFHIAEDPDELSNRAKTDTELALRWRNRLTQALAGRDQDPAVEEGKLKAAGAARQLSDVEKARLINDQNVRGLH, encoded by the coding sequence ATGAATCAACCTCATATTGTACTGATTACAACGGATCAGATGCGTGGAGATCTGCTGGGGTGCGCGGGACACCCTGTCATTCGCACCCCGCATATGGATTTTCTGGCGCGGCGCGGGGTGCGATTTACGCAGGCGTATTCCACAACACCGGTGTGCATTCCTGCACGCGCCACTATCATGACCGGCCTGGAAGGGCATTCATTGGGAATCACGAGTTACCGTGAAGGCTTTGAATTGCCGACGACACAGACGCTGCCGCAGTTGCTCCGGGATACGGGGTACGAGACACGGGCGGTCGGTAAAATGCACCTCTACCCTGAACGTTGTCATTATGGCTTTGACAGCATGCTCCTGTGTGAGGAGGGAAGGCCGTTCGGCGCAGGCTCGGGCCGTATACGCGGCTATGACGACTATGAGCAATGGCTGGCAGAGCAAGGCTATCCCGGACAAGCGTTTGCGCATGGCGTCGCCAGCAATGAATATGGTTCGATCGCACCATGGCATCTGCCGGATCATCTGCACCCCACAGAGTGGGTGGCACATGAATCGTGCAAAGCGATCAAGCGTCGTGATTGGACACGGCCGCTGTTTCTTTGGACGTCCTTTACGGCGCCGCATCCTCCGCTCACGCCGTTGATGCAGGATCTGTACCTGTACGAACGGGATGAGATCCCCAAACCGGTCATGGGGGATTGGGCGGAGGATCATTCCTTGTACCACCAGAGGAATGTGGCGCAATACGGCGGCGATATCATGACCCCGAGACAGACGGAGCTGGCCCGCCTCGCCTTCTATGCCATGATCACACATGTCGATAGGGCGATGAACCGGATCATCGGAACGTTGCGGGAAGAGGGGATGCTGGACAACACCTGGTTCATCTTCACCTCCGACCACGGGGACAACATGGGGGATCATCGGCTGTGGTTCAAGTCCAACTTTACAAAAGGCGCCTGTACGATTCCATTCATCATTACCCCGCCGATCCGCGGAGATGTTGGGAAGGTGATGGGCGAAGACTGGCTGCCTGGACTGAATCATTCGCCGGTGGGCTTGCAGGACATTCTTCCTACCTGTCTGAGCATCGCCGGCGTACCGATCCCGGAAGGCCTGGATGGCCGCAGCCTGAACCAGCTGGTTAAGAATCCGTCCGGCCGTGTCCGGGAACATGTTCTGGGTGAATTCGGCATAGCAGGCCAACGTTCATTCATGATATCAGATGGGCTATGGAAGTATATCTGGTTCGAGGAGGATGGCGAGGAGCTGTTGTTTCATATAGCGGAGGATCCAGACGAGCTGAGCAACAGAGCGAAGACTGACACGGAGCTTGCCCTCCGCTGGCGCAATCGTCTGACACAGGCACTGGCCGGCAGAGATCAGGACCCGGCAGTGGAAGAGGGCAAGTTGAAAGCAGCGGGAGCAGCCCGGCAATTAAGTGACGTGGAGAAAGCTCGATTGATTAACGATCAAAACGTACGCGGGCTGCATTAA
- a CDS encoding RICIN domain-containing protein — MSIMRVTPKKMIALLLTLCMTAAFTMVDDASEVNAEQSTVITVDPSQVTGGISRDIYGSNQRFDDHGQGMWDVANHTAYPAFESAYNNAGLTAFRYPGGTVANLFWWKRAIGSNRANNVSGGADQAPVPTNFGVDEAARFAETHNDGKMTFMYGMGIGNAADAADLVEYLNAPNNGSNPNGGTDWAAVRAANGHPLPYNIKVFEIGNEMYLSNQKYWLDGQSQTGKTSYEDKYVNGDTVKFTDQTAALYDDWRDSAAESNGSANQEKYAKYAPVNAGTETVKVNGGTWTKVANFNGSGTNSAHYTIDYQTGKITFGDGVKGKIPPSGQMITVTYTSTRDGFKQYVAAMKAVDPSIQIYSCLYSNTAINLIGTSTNYDGVVMHPYTHGNASGAATVEELHDFYMTQPYANRNEVNNKINNVRGKFTGDPARQARMNVFVSEYGIFNLRTLGGVTYTQQNMGGAVFVARSLMYWGEIGLETATKHNLVGPGGNPIIGEYPDFVESASAKVYQMFTNYFGPNRIASTVSGNPTRTIYNGSNLTYIQAAASKDDHYAYVMLTNSDRTTDVPVTIQMQNATPTGNATVRVLSGSGGYLTANTPQNPNAVSISTSTVAASSSFDVTIPRASVVSIQIPISSTIAGIKQIINKNSGYALNSTGTADDANVNTSAYTGASSQKWEISVAEQSGGKTYYRLTPQSASNQALRVAGTGDMENVIQKTWNAWESQKFEILPVETSGGKTYYKIIPKPNDANEYVLRSTASDPNVIVRPWNSSWESLKWEIIAP, encoded by the coding sequence ATGTCCATTATGAGGGTTACACCCAAAAAAATGATCGCCTTGCTGCTTACGCTGTGCATGACCGCAGCTTTTACCATGGTAGACGACGCTTCCGAAGTGAACGCAGAGCAAAGCACCGTAATTACTGTTGATCCATCCCAGGTCACCGGCGGCATCAGCAGAGATATTTACGGCTCCAATCAGAGATTCGACGACCATGGCCAAGGCATGTGGGATGTGGCCAACCATACGGCGTATCCGGCATTTGAATCGGCTTACAATAACGCTGGTTTGACGGCGTTTCGATATCCCGGCGGTACAGTAGCCAACCTCTTTTGGTGGAAAAGGGCAATCGGCAGCAACCGTGCGAATAACGTAAGCGGCGGCGCAGACCAAGCACCCGTTCCGACGAACTTTGGTGTAGACGAGGCAGCCCGATTCGCAGAAACGCATAACGACGGCAAGATGACCTTCATGTACGGCATGGGCATCGGAAACGCCGCCGATGCTGCCGACCTGGTCGAATATTTGAATGCACCCAATAACGGCAGCAATCCCAATGGCGGTACGGATTGGGCGGCAGTACGCGCTGCGAACGGACACCCGTTGCCATATAACATTAAAGTATTTGAAATCGGCAACGAGATGTATTTGAGCAACCAAAAATATTGGCTTGACGGTCAATCGCAAACAGGTAAAACGAGCTATGAAGACAAGTATGTCAACGGCGACACCGTGAAATTCACGGACCAAACGGCCGCCCTCTATGACGATTGGAGAGATTCGGCTGCGGAAAGTAATGGCTCGGCCAATCAGGAAAAATACGCGAAATACGCCCCTGTAAACGCCGGCACTGAAACGGTAAAGGTGAACGGCGGAACATGGACCAAAGTGGCCAACTTTAATGGAAGCGGTACCAATAGTGCGCATTATACTATAGATTACCAGACAGGCAAGATCACCTTCGGCGATGGGGTAAAAGGGAAAATCCCTCCGAGCGGACAAATGATCACCGTCACCTATACCTCTACCCGAGATGGCTTCAAACAGTATGTGGCTGCCATGAAGGCTGTTGATCCTTCGATCCAAATCTACAGTTGTTTGTACTCCAATACGGCGATCAATCTCATCGGCACTTCGACCAATTATGATGGTGTGGTCATGCATCCCTATACGCATGGCAATGCCAGCGGAGCTGCAACCGTAGAAGAGCTTCACGATTTTTATATGACTCAGCCGTATGCGAACAGAAATGAAGTGAACAACAAAATTAACAATGTGCGTGGCAAGTTTACCGGCGATCCGGCAAGACAGGCTCGAATGAATGTTTTTGTCTCGGAATATGGGATCTTTAATCTGCGCACATTGGGTGGAGTTACGTATACGCAGCAGAATATGGGCGGTGCTGTCTTCGTCGCAAGAAGTCTGATGTACTGGGGTGAGATTGGACTTGAAACCGCCACCAAGCATAATCTGGTTGGTCCTGGCGGCAATCCGATCATAGGCGAGTATCCCGATTTTGTCGAATCGGCATCGGCCAAAGTGTATCAGATGTTCACGAATTATTTCGGGCCGAACAGGATCGCTTCCACGGTAAGCGGCAATCCGACAAGAACGATCTATAACGGGTCCAACTTGACGTATATCCAGGCAGCGGCAAGCAAAGACGATCATTATGCCTACGTCATGCTTACCAACAGTGACAGGACAACGGATGTACCGGTCACGATTCAAATGCAGAATGCAACGCCTACCGGCAATGCGACGGTCAGAGTACTGAGTGGAAGTGGAGGATATCTGACCGCCAACACACCTCAAAATCCGAATGCGGTCTCCATCAGTACAAGTACAGTAGCGGCTTCCAGCTCATTTGATGTGACGATCCCGCGAGCGAGCGTGGTCAGCATTCAGATCCCGATCAGCTCTACCATTGCCGGGATCAAACAAATCATCAATAAAAACAGCGGATATGCGTTGAATTCGACCGGGACTGCAGATGACGCGAATGTAAATACCAGCGCGTATACAGGAGCCAGCTCACAGAAGTGGGAGATCAGCGTAGCGGAACAAAGCGGCGGCAAAACCTATTACAGGCTGACTCCACAGAGCGCTTCCAATCAGGCTCTTCGGGTCGCGGGGACAGGAGATATGGAGAATGTCATCCAGAAGACATGGAACGCCTGGGAGAGCCAGAAGTTTGAGATCCTCCCGGTGGAGACGTCTGGCGGGAAGACGTATTATAAGATCATCCCCAAGCCCAATGATGCGAATGAATACGTATTGCGGAGCACGGCCAGTGATCCGAATGTCATCGTCAGACCTTGGAATAGCAGTTGGGAAAGTTTGAAATGGGAAATTATAGCGCCTTAA
- a CDS encoding sulfatase-like hydrolase/transferase, with protein sequence MKQPNVIVFFTDQQRWDTTGAHGNPMGLTPVFDRMAARGTFLAQSFSCQPVCGPARSCLQSGMYATTTGCYRNGIALPEDTPTLAHYYKKAGYHTGYIGKWHLAGQEPVSAQRRGSYEAWLGANCLESVSDAYNTILYDNDDQEVFLPGYRVDAMTDASIRYIHDHKDQPFFLFVSYLEPHHQNHRDDYPAPIGYEERYRGGWTPPDLQALGGSVYQHLAGYYGMVKRLDEALGRILDALISMDLEQDTIVLFTSDHGNHFKTRNGEYKRSCHDSSIRVPTAVQGPGFWRGGHMENLVSLIDLPPTLLDACGIEVPDAMQGQSLMPCIRGQASGWQEEVFIQISEVQVERAVRTKRWKYSVHAPHKDGWADMGSDEYEEYCLYDLLSDPYELTNLIGMVSHRKTADHLKARLLRRMEEAGEAVPVVRDAPAIQSGQRRVDTFEIHA encoded by the coding sequence ATGAAGCAGCCCAATGTTATCGTCTTCTTCACGGATCAACAACGCTGGGACACGACTGGCGCCCACGGCAACCCGATGGGGTTGACCCCGGTATTCGACCGAATGGCGGCGCGCGGGACATTTCTAGCACAATCCTTTAGCTGCCAGCCCGTCTGCGGTCCGGCTCGTTCCTGCCTGCAATCCGGCATGTATGCCACCACGACCGGCTGTTATCGCAACGGGATTGCGCTGCCGGAGGACACGCCTACCTTAGCTCACTACTACAAGAAAGCGGGGTACCATACCGGATATATTGGCAAATGGCATTTGGCAGGCCAAGAACCGGTATCGGCGCAGCGCAGAGGCAGCTATGAGGCGTGGCTGGGTGCAAATTGTCTGGAGAGCGTATCTGACGCCTACAACACCATCCTGTATGACAACGACGATCAGGAGGTGTTCTTGCCAGGTTATCGGGTAGACGCCATGACCGATGCATCCATCCGTTATATTCATGACCATAAGGATCAACCGTTCTTCCTGTTCGTCTCCTATCTGGAGCCCCATCATCAGAACCATCGTGACGACTATCCGGCTCCTATAGGATACGAAGAACGCTATCGGGGAGGGTGGACGCCGCCGGATCTGCAAGCCTTGGGGGGCAGTGTATACCAACACCTCGCAGGTTATTACGGCATGGTGAAGCGTCTGGATGAAGCGCTTGGCCGGATACTGGACGCTCTGATCAGTATGGATCTGGAGCAAGACACGATCGTCTTGTTCACATCCGATCACGGCAATCACTTCAAGACGCGCAATGGCGAATACAAACGCTCTTGCCATGACAGCTCCATCCGTGTACCGACTGCCGTGCAAGGCCCCGGGTTTTGGCGGGGCGGGCATATGGAGAATCTGGTCAGTCTGATCGACTTGCCGCCCACCTTATTGGATGCGTGCGGGATCGAGGTCCCGGATGCGATGCAAGGGCAATCGTTGATGCCTTGTATTCGAGGACAGGCGTCCGGCTGGCAGGAGGAAGTATTCATCCAGATCAGTGAAGTCCAGGTGGAGAGAGCCGTCCGAACCAAGCGATGGAAGTACAGTGTTCATGCCCCGCATAAGGACGGCTGGGCAGATATGGGCTCGGACGAGTACGAGGAGTATTGCCTGTACGATCTTCTCTCCGATCCCTATGAGCTGACCAACCTCATCGGCATGGTAAGCCATCGCAAGACGGCAGACCATCTGAAGGCGCGATTGCTGCGAAGGATGGAGGAAGCGGGTGAGGCCGTACCTGTCGTCCGGGATGCCCCTGCGATCCAGTCGGGCCAGCGCCGTGTAGACACATTTGAAATACATGCATAA
- a CDS encoding extracellular solute-binding protein, translated as MKRNGFVSLLIVAMLMITVACSGGTGGNTGTKETNAPSATNTTTEAGAQTKELIDMRFMVFGTTDQYVKQNFDLIAQRVKEEFNVNLNFEFADRNTYQEKLNVAIAGGNAPDIFFTNDLKFLTQAIQNGAVVPLDDYVQNDPEFSQLDPGMFIDSTMNGKIYTLPKAGITPLTLYYRTDWVEKLGLSTPSTPDELFEMLKAFAQNDPDGDDKNNTFGFTMNQDFNNSDPFWMMFVQNKPAKLGLYVDEEQGTVKSSLLDIEGMKKALAWFSKANAEKVLDPEWVLDKPASVEDKFITGKTGVFSFQPQFILPRHTKITAQFPEANIAVLPSVQGEKYNNYRAKMGYKLDYYVSNTTKDKERAAQVLGFFASEEGQRLTSLGQEGVTYKVENGELVFLDDQLSKLYNPGLLLTSVFEHELPVPVPVLEGALEAVEGYGMYVDTEKLIANSELAAKKMADIDKMSREAITKIILGQSPIDSYDELVKNVKKEGIEQILEELTTIYKNQ; from the coding sequence ATGAAACGCAATGGATTTGTATCACTTCTCATCGTCGCTATGCTGATGATCACGGTTGCTTGCAGCGGTGGAACTGGCGGAAACACAGGAACAAAGGAAACCAACGCACCATCGGCAACGAATACAACAACGGAAGCAGGTGCGCAGACCAAAGAATTGATTGATATGAGATTTATGGTGTTTGGTACAACCGATCAATATGTAAAACAAAATTTTGACTTGATCGCGCAAAGGGTCAAGGAAGAGTTTAACGTCAACCTGAACTTCGAATTCGCAGACCGCAATACGTATCAGGAAAAGCTGAATGTAGCGATTGCGGGCGGTAACGCGCCAGATATATTTTTTACAAATGATCTGAAGTTTCTGACGCAGGCGATCCAGAATGGAGCCGTCGTGCCTCTGGATGATTACGTCCAGAATGATCCGGAGTTCAGCCAACTGGACCCGGGGATGTTCATCGATTCGACGATGAACGGCAAGATCTACACCTTGCCTAAAGCGGGCATCACCCCGCTGACGCTGTATTATCGTACCGATTGGGTGGAGAAGCTTGGTTTGAGCACACCTAGCACACCGGATGAGCTCTTTGAGATGTTGAAAGCATTTGCCCAGAACGACCCGGACGGCGACGACAAGAACAATACATTCGGATTTACGATGAATCAAGATTTCAACAACTCTGACCCGTTCTGGATGATGTTCGTGCAGAACAAACCAGCCAAGCTGGGGCTGTATGTAGATGAAGAGCAAGGCACCGTGAAATCCTCTCTGCTTGATATAGAGGGCATGAAGAAAGCGCTGGCCTGGTTCAGCAAAGCAAATGCGGAGAAAGTGCTGGATCCGGAATGGGTGCTCGATAAGCCTGCTTCGGTAGAGGATAAGTTCATTACAGGGAAAACAGGTGTGTTCTCATTCCAGCCGCAATTCATCCTGCCGCGCCATACGAAGATTACGGCGCAATTCCCGGAAGCCAATATTGCCGTATTGCCTTCGGTGCAGGGGGAGAAGTACAACAACTACAGAGCCAAAATGGGATATAAACTGGACTATTATGTAAGCAACACTACCAAAGATAAAGAACGCGCCGCACAAGTACTAGGCTTCTTTGCCAGCGAAGAAGGTCAAAGACTGACCAGCCTTGGCCAAGAAGGCGTAACCTACAAGGTAGAGAACGGAGAACTGGTATTCCTGGATGATCAACTGTCGAAGCTCTACAATCCCGGATTGCTCTTGACCAGCGTATTTGAGCATGAGCTGCCGGTACCGGTACCTGTGCTGGAAGGCGCACTCGAAGCAGTCGAAGGCTATGGCATGTATGTGGATACAGAAAAGCTGATCGCGAACAGCGAGCTGGCAGCGAAGAAAATGGCCGATATCGACAAAATGTCGAGAGAAGCCATCACCAAAATCATCTTGGGTCAATCGCCGATCGATTCGTACGATGAGCTGGTGAAGAACGTGAAGAAAGAGGGCATCGAACAAATATTGGAAGAGCTGACGACCATTTATAAAAATCAATAG
- a CDS encoding carbohydrate ABC transporter permease — protein sequence MHKYDSRYVDALIISFFILLSAITILPFMNVVTLSLEPEHIASETGVIHLFPREFTLDAYAAVWNHGSIQQAFLNSSFITIIGSALAVVVTAAMAYGLAQREVPLMRMMTFLVLMTMVLKTGIMPQYLLMKNLNLLDSLWSVIFPHVVAAFNLILMKVYFENLPKEMTESAKIDGCSDVGIFFRIILPVSAPIVATIVLFYAVEYWNDYFNSVMYLSSENKKTLQVLLRELLIQGADGGGMDMVQLGKNMRMATAVYAIVPILLVYPFLQKHFTKGILLGAVKG from the coding sequence ATGCACAAGTATGATAGTCGGTACGTGGATGCGTTAATTATCTCATTCTTTATCTTATTATCTGCCATCACGATCCTTCCGTTCATGAACGTTGTTACCCTCTCTCTGGAACCGGAGCATATCGCTTCTGAAACCGGCGTGATTCATTTGTTTCCCCGGGAGTTCACACTAGATGCCTATGCAGCAGTATGGAACCACGGGAGCATCCAGCAAGCGTTCCTGAACTCATCGTTTATTACGATTATCGGTTCCGCGCTGGCGGTGGTAGTCACTGCAGCTATGGCATACGGCCTGGCCCAACGCGAGGTTCCGCTCATGAGAATGATGACCTTTCTGGTGCTGATGACGATGGTGTTGAAGACCGGGATCATGCCGCAGTATCTATTAATGAAAAACCTGAATCTGCTGGACAGCCTGTGGTCCGTCATATTCCCGCATGTCGTCGCCGCATTTAATCTAATCCTGATGAAGGTATACTTCGAGAATTTGCCAAAGGAAATGACCGAGTCCGCGAAGATCGACGGTTGTTCCGATGTTGGCATCTTCTTCCGAATCATCCTTCCCGTCTCGGCTCCGATTGTGGCGACGATCGTATTGTTCTATGCCGTCGAGTACTGGAATGACTATTTTAACTCGGTTATGTACTTGTCCAGCGAGAATAAGAAAACGCTCCAAGTCCTGCTGCGAGAGCTATTGATTCAAGGAGCGGACGGCGGCGGGATGGATATGGTTCAACTGGGCAAAAACATGAGGATGGCTACAGCGGTGTATGCGATTGTACCAATCTTATTGGTATATCCTTTCCTGCAGAAACACTTCACAAAAGGCATACTGTTGGGCGCTGTTAAAGGTTAG